A single Aspergillus puulaauensis MK2 DNA, chromosome 7, nearly complete sequence DNA region contains:
- the MEX67 gene encoding mRNA export factor mexA (BUSCO:EOG09263MNN;~COG:A;~EggNog:ENOG410PK9N;~InterPro:IPR002075,IPR005637,IPR009060,IPR018222, IPR032710,IPR032675,IPR030217;~PFAM:PF03943,PF02136;~go_component: GO:0005634 - nucleus [Evidence IEA];~go_function: GO:0005515 - protein binding [Evidence IEA];~go_process: GO:0051028 - mRNA transport [Evidence IEA]) — protein MMKRGRGTRGRSSTSERGGIRKRGAPTKVDRDGDLAMGAGTSAIRGQKAPRGPGRSGSRTNTIDRSITQIQKALAGSNAQANIRQGGRGAGLEQIAIRGWKESKAASNRDGGVESLVTFLEKKLTPPDSKAGSRARINKSRVEGDALIASIRPDLLERMLQLNGFSFAGAPLTIEKHDQATAALLDNSMPTQNGTTPSAADTKSKMTAILGRRYYQQPKLLDLSKLASDPDLVAMGIFGTTSTESKFFPALMKVWDLNFDNPTARREAVESVSLADNQLANISVVTTLSQTFPDLKNLDLSNNSFADAQALIGWRWKFRKLQFLDLTGNPFSADPIFKDTMLKWYPELRTLNNTQVRTEEEVAAQKKTPIPVRAPHFHDESQIAENFIRTFFTGYDGNRSEILTGFYDNNSSFSLNVNTSAPRALQTEPAPWDPYLKKSRNLLKISHLPARMSRTYTGVERIRELWTTLPQTRHPDIAASPEDWLIECFPIPGLPDISGQSTTGVGGFLIMVHGKFEESNAGKVETRSFDRTFVLGPGAGIGGIRVINDVLCLRAFGGNEAWQLEPQPAAAQPVPPPVAPPAANPATPSGYGLPAPGKADVQVQQEQLVMQLSAKTMMTLQYSELALSGNGWSLDAALKNFEELKTQGQLPPDAFLPGAPV, from the exons ATGATGAAAAGAGGCAGAGGTACTCGCGGCCGCTCGAGCACTAGTGAGCGAGGGGGAATCCGCAAGCGGGGTGCTCCAACAAAGGTTGATCGAGATGGTGATTTGGCGATGGGTGCAGGCACAAGCGCTATCCGTGGGCAGAAAGCTCCCCGAGGGCCTGGTCGATCCGGATCCCGAACAAACACAATTGACAGGAGCATCACCCAGATTCAAAAGGCTCTAGCCGGCTCTAACGCTCAAGCGAACATCCGACAAGGCGGTCGCGGGGCGGGTCTCGAGCAGATCGCCATTCGTGGAtggaaagaaagcaaggCCGCATCCAACCGCGATGGCGGCGTCGAAAGTTTGGTCACCTTCCTcgagaagaaactcaccCCACCCGACTCGAAAGCTGGCTCGCGCGCAAGAATCAATAAG TCGCGGGTGGAAGGCGACGCTTTGATAGCGTCCATCCGACCGGATTTACTAGAAAGAATGCTTCAACTCAATGGCTTTAGCTTTGCAGGAGCTCCTCTTACGATCGAAAAACACGACCAGGCGACGGCTGCATTGTTGGACAACTCGATGCCAACACAGAACGGTACAACCCCGTCGGCCGCGGACACGAAGTCGAAAATGACAGCGATATTGGGGAGACGGTACTATCAACAGCCCAAGTTACTCGACCTCTCCAAGCTGGCGAGCGACCCAGATCTAGTAGCTATGGGGATTTTTGGCACAACCTCAACCGAATCCAAGTTCTTCCCCGCACTGATGAAAGTGTGGGATCTCAACTTCGATAATCCTACTGCCCGCCGCGAGGCTGTCGAAAGTGTTAGCCTCGCGGATAATCAGCTCGCCAATATCTCCGTTGTAACGACGCTTTCCCAAACATTTCCGGACTTGAAAAACCTCGATCTATCAAACAACAGTTTCGCTGATGCTCAAGCGCTTATCGGATGGCGTTGGAAATTTCGCAAACTACAATTCCTCGACCTTACCGGCAATCCCTTCAGTGCCGACCCGATATTTAAAGATACTATGCTCAAGTGGTATCCGGAACTCAGAACATTAAATAACACCCAAGTGCgcaccgaggaagaagtcgcTGCGCAAAAGAAAACTCCAATTCCTGTTCGAGCTCCTCATTTCCACGACGAATCTCAGATCGCAGAGAACTTTATTAGAACATTCTTTACCGGTTATGATGGCAATAGGAGCGAAATACTTACCGGCTTCTACGATAATAACTCCAGCTTTTCACTCAATGTCAACACATCTGCTCCGCGAGCACTCCAGACGGAGCCTGCTCCTTGGGATCCGTatctgaagaagagccgAAACCTTCTCAAAATCAGCCATTTACCGGCTAGAATGTCCCGTACATATACGGGCGTCGAGAGGATTCGCGAACTATGGACAACACTTCCACAAACTAGGCATCCGGATATCGCGGCAAGCCCCGAAGATTGGCTTATTGAATGCTTTCCGATCCCTGGACTTCCTGATATCTCGGGCCAGAGCACAACTGGCGTGGGTGGCTTCCTTATTATGGTTCATGGAAAGTTCGAAGAAAGCAATGCGGGGAAAGTTGAAACTCGAAGTTTTGACCGCACTTTTGTTCTCGGACCCGGTGCAGGCATAGGAGGAATTAGAGTTATCAACGATGTCCTCTGCCTGCGAGCGTTCGGCGGCAATGAAGCATGGCAATTGGAGCCCcagcctgctgcagctcaaCCCGTACCTCCCCCGGTTGCGCCTCCAGCGGCGAACCCAGCTACACCTTCTGGGTACGGTCTTCCAGCACCTGGAAAGGCCGACGTTCAGGTGCAACAAGAGCAATTAGTGATGCAATTGAGCGCCAAAACTATGATGACATTGCAGTACTCCGAACTGGCGCTTTCAGGGAACGGGTGGAGTCTCGATGCTGCTTTAAAAAACTTCGAGGAACTAAAG ACTCAGGGCCAGCTACCCCCCGACGCTTTTCTTCCAGGAGCTCCTGTATAG
- the VPS53 gene encoding putative GARP complex subunit Vps53 (BUSCO:EOG092612AK;~COG:U;~EggNog:ENOG410PGSP;~InterPro:IPR039766,IPR007234;~PFAM:PF04100,PF10475;~go_component: GO:0000938 - GARP complex [Evidence IEA];~go_process: GO:0042147 - retrograde transport, endosome to Golgi [Evidence IEA]), with product MPATIITHNTGQMASNGTAPLDPLDAADYDPIDHLNGIFSHPSTLSSVSDVSQRLRDYEAELDTEIGALVEDQVTSNAESVERIQTAKADLSELFKKIDDVRDRASKTEHSITEMTADIKQLDNAKKNLTQSMTALKRLQMLTTAYDQLRVLSRTRQYRDCSQLLQAVIQLVAHFKSYRSIDQIALLSRNVADIQRDLLEQICEDFELAFAKGEVVARRVALSEACSVMDALGEHARTRLMTWYCNFQLREYRQVFRNNEEAGSLDNISRRYSWFRRILRIYDEEYGPIFPATWRVDEILANAFCEGTRDDFKGILSRSVRNGQTIDVNLLLSCLQETLDFEHSLERRFAIPSRPSTDTFASAETPVFGQAISEAFEPYLSVWVNAQDKQLATLIPRYRQQPVKPLGEEFDSNIVIASSMELFTFYRHALQQCAKLSTGASLADLSKVFAKYLDQYAQQVLLYYISDQPTSHNPLGSPGVEEYIAVLNTTDYCYTTCNQLEEKIKSRLDKNLKQGVDLQSQADSFMGIASAAVRGLVRKVETELEPCWREMRNTPWNRMEGVSDQSSYVGELLSKTSTKSSDILPLIHKQQYARAFADHVVELIANIFLQNVFQCKPVSETGAEQMLLDTYTIKTGLSSLLPAPPPAGFVKRVNNSFAKIETLLKTLQVQPSPPEALVQAYLIHIADRNNTNFRKILDLKGIRSRQEQNHLVELFQIHRTSDRYASNIQESNPVLGGLQTNAASSSTSVSQGLGLGNLGSASAASSGRFDASLLGSAIISAAKDGVDRLGTPMGSSTPTNATASGGGNSLSASGTPAVTPGPSVQTQSQTGDVGSNLNENLRNLGKFFRRDLGFGGRFGRGGDDG from the exons ATGCCCGCTACAATTATCACACACAACACCGGCCAGATGGCTTCCAACGGGACAGCGCCCCTCGATCCCCTGGACGCAG CTGACTATGACCCCATTGATCACCTAAACGGTATCTTCTCACACCCTTCCaccctctcctccgtctccgaTGTATCCCAACGATTGCGTGACTACGAAGCCGAGCTAGACACTGAAATTGGCGCGCTGGTGGAGGACCAGGTCACGTCAAATGCGGAGAGCGTCGAGCGCATTCAGACCGCTAAGGCGGATTTGTCGGAGCTTTTCAAGAAAATTGACGATGTCCGCGACCGCGCGTCCAAGACGGAGCACTCCATCACGGAGATGACTGCGGATATTAAGCAGCTGGACAACGCAAAGAAGAACCTGACACAGTCGATGACGGCTTTGAAAAGACTGCAGATGTTGACCACTGCGTACGACCAACTACGTGTCCTCAGCCGCACGCGACAGTATCGGGACTGCTCTCAGCTGCTCCAGGCAGTGATTCAATTGGTCGCGCACTTCAAGTCGTATCGGTCGATTGATCAGATCGCTCTCCTTAGTCGAAATGTGGCAGATATACAACGGGATTTGCTGGAACAGATCTGTGAGGATTTCGAGCTGGCATTTGCTAAGGGCGAAGTAGTCGCGAGGAGGGTGGCGCTTTCAGAGGCGTGTTCCGTCATGGACGCGCTTGGTGAACATGCAAGGACTAGGCTGATGACTTGGTACTGCAATTTCCAGCTGCGTGAATATCGGCAAGTCTTTCGGAATAATGAAGAGGCGGGGTCTTTGGACAACATTTCGCGAAGGTATTCGTGGTTCCGACGGATTCTGCGAATTTACGACGAAGAGTACGGCCCCATATTCCCCGCGACTTGGAGAGTGGATGAGATACTGGCAAACGCATTCTGCGAGGGAACGAGGGATGACTTTAAAGGAATACTCTCCCGGTCGGTGCGAAACGGTCAAACAATTGATGTCAATTTGTTGCTCTCCTGTTTACAGGAAACACTTGACTTTGAGCATTCCCTCGAGCGACGCTTCGCAATCCCATCTCGACCTTCGACTGATACATTTGCCTCAGCGGAAACGCCTGTATTTGGCCAAGCTATTTCTGAAGCGTTTGAGCCTTACTTGAGTGTATGGGTAAATGCTCAGGACAAACAGCTGGCCACCCTGATACCGAGATACCGCCAGCAACCCGTTAAACCGCTAGGGGAAGAATTTGACTCAAACATAGTCATTGCCTCCTCCATGGAGCTTTTTACTTTCTATAGACACGCCCTTCAGCAGTGCGCGAAGCTGTCCACAGGCGCAAGCCTCGCAGACCTGTCGAAAGTCTTTGCCAAATATCTTGACCAGTACGCTCAGCAGGTATTGCTCTACTATATCAGCGACCAACCAACTTCTCACAACCCCCTGGGGTCACCCGGGGTGGAAGAGTATATTGCCGTGCTCAACACGACAGACTACTGCTACACCACGTGTAATCAactggaggagaagataAAAAGCCGCCTCGACAAGAATTTAAAGCAAGGTGTTGACCTGCAAAGCCAAGCGGATTCATTTATGGGAATAgcatctgctgctgtccgAGGCCTTGTGCGTAAAGTTGAGACTGAGCTGGAGCCTTGCTGGCGAGAGATGCGCAACACGCCGTGGAATAGGATGGAGGGAGTTAGCGACCAGAGCTCCTACGTCGGGGAATTGCTGTCGAAAACGAGCACCAAATCGTCCGATATCTTGCCGTTGATTCATAAGCAACAATATGCAAGGGCTTTCGCGGACCACGTAGTGGAGTTGATTGCGAATATTTTCCTCCAGAACGTCTTCCAATGTAAGCCTGTTTCGGAGACAGGCGCAGAGCAG ATGCTCCTTGATACGTACACCATCAAAACAGGCCTATCTTCACTTTTACCTGCTCCGCCCCCCGCCGGCTTCGTCAAGCGCGTGAACAATAGTTTCGCAAAGATCGAAACCTTGCTTAAAACCCTTCAAGTACAACCCTCACCACCTGAAGCCCTCGTTCAAGCCTACTTAATCCACATTGCGGATCGAAACAATACAAACTTCCGTAAGATCCTTGACCTGAAGGGTATTCGGAGCCGCCAGGAGCAAAACCATCTGGTAGAACTCTTCCAGATCCATCGCACCTCAGACCGATACGCCTCTAACATCCAAGAAAGTAATCCTGTACTGGGTGGGCTCCAAACAAACGCGGCTTCATCGTCTACGTCCGTTTCACAGGGGTTAGGACTGGGCAACCTTGGCAGCGCCTCGGCGGCATCGAGCGGTCGATTTGATGCCTCTCTGCTTGGGTCAGCAATCATCTCTGCGGCGaaggatggtgttgatagaTTAGGCACACCCATGGGCTCATCCACACCTACAAACGCCACCGCATCCGGAGGCGGTAACTCGTTGTCTGCTTCAGGTACACCTGCTGTTACACCTGGACCTTCTGTACAAACCCAAAGTCAAACCGGCGACGTGGGGTCTAATTTGAATGAGAATCTGAGGAATCTTGGCAAATTCTTCCGGAGAGACTTGGGCTTCGGAGGTCGGTTCGGCaggggtggtgatgatgggtGA
- the trm82 gene encoding putative tRNA methyltransferase (BUSCO:EOG092632TF;~COG:S;~EggNog:ENOG410PM4G;~InterPro:IPR036322,IPR028884;~go_function: GO:0005515 - protein binding [Evidence IEA];~go_process: GO:0036265 - RNA (guanine-N7)-methylation [Evidence IEA]), with protein MAENFQHPLQCMQFVKKKNGDSRNVLVASAGAKLFSYSAESGKRLSVWPQDGVDDPNANNAGSNLEIEGPPGKKRKVDTSSEQKVGVESTKKPAAWTSIPVVTSTSDGEYLVALTGEDKCVRVFQIEGDGSFLQLSERQMPKRPCAITFMENSDILTGDKFGDVYSMPLIPSAEPRAVSKTRNQMGSMRIAATNLTVHTQRNLRSLEMQLERQNDSNQKKESEKPIFDHDLLLGHVSLLTDVAFASLPSPDPSSTQKRSYILSADRDEHIRVSRSAPQAHVIENYCLGHTSFISKLCIPQWAPEFLISGGGDPHLIVWNWAAGELLHTVPLIEESLEGKEVAVRGIWAASLGPEAQRVIFVSLEGSPTLQTFTLETNGSITPQDPVKASGNVLDVQVSEDANTVLISVDCIREPGSTQEWRSSPVPSASLLEAFRLKQGSRNKLEWESVSDAVINTINEAGTSPVSLPADGDHKQKAALNNSLYTMTNLRKKLGEDYDER; from the exons ATGGCCGAAAACTTCCAGCATCCGCTCCAATGCATGCAATTTGTCAAGAAAAAGAATGGCGACTCTAGAAATGTGCTCGTAGCATCAGCTGGCGCAAAGCTGTTCTCTTATTCTGCGGAATCTGGAAAGCGGCTCTCCGTCTGGCCGCAAGATGGTGTGGATGATCCTAATGCAAACAATGCTGGATCTAACCTAGAGATTGAAGGCCCTCCTgggaaaaagagaaaggttGATACATCTTCGGAGCAGAAAGTTGGCGTGGAATCTACAAAGAAGCCCGCTGCCTGGACGAGCATACCCGTTGTGACGTCCACATCTGATGGTGAATATCTCGTTGCGCTCACAGGAGAAGACAAATGCGTCCGTGTCTTTCAAATCGAGGGAGACGGTTCGTTCTTGCAATTAAGTGAAAG GCAAATGCCCAAGCGGCCGTGCGCCATCACATTCATGGAAAACAGTGACATCCTGACCGGCGACAAGTTCGGAGATGTCTATTCCATGCCATTAATACCCAGCGCTGAGCCACGTGCTGTCTCAAAGACTCGGAACCAGATGGGTTCCATGCGTATTGCTGCCACAAACCTCACTGTGCATACGCAGCGCAATCTCAGGTCACTTGAAATGCAATTAGAGCGGCAGAATGACTCCAATCAGAAGAAGGAATCTGAAAAGCCCATCTTCGATCATGACCTGCTTCTAGGCCATgtctccctcctcacagATGTCGCTTTTGCCTCACTTCCTTCACCGGATCCATCATCTACCCAGAAAAGAAGCTATATTCTCAGTGCTGATAGAGATGAACATATCCGTGTCTCTCGCAGCGCTCCCCAAGCACATGTCATTGAGAACTACTGCCTTGGACACACTTCATTCATTTCCAAACTCTGCATTCCCCAATGGGCACCGGAATTCCTTATCTCTGGCGGCGGTGACCCTCATCTCATCGTCTGGAACTGGGCAGCTGGCGAACTCCTACACACGGTGCCCCTCATCGAGGAATCTCTTGAAGGCAAGGAAGTGGCTGTTCGCGGAATCTGGGCAGCCTCTCTTGGTCCAGAAGCCCAGCGTGTTATTTTTGTCTCTCTGGAAGG AAGCCCAACCCTCCAAACATTCACTCTAGAAACCAACGGCTCAATAACACCGCAGGATCCCGTCAAGGCCTCAGGCAATGTCCTGGACGTCCAAGTCAGCGAGGACGCCAATACGGTGCTCATCTCAGTCGATTGCATCCGTGAGCCAGGGTCAACACAAGAATGGCGATCAAGCCCAGTTCCTTCGGCTTCTCTGCTTGAGGCATTCCGACTGAAGCAAGGTTCCAGGAACAAATTAGAATGGGAATCTGTTTCAGACGCAGTGATCAACACAATCAATGAAGCGGGGACGTCACCTGTATCATTGCCCGCGGATGGTGATCACAAACAGAAAGCCGCATTGAACAATTCTTTATATACCATGACAAACCTAAGGAAGAAGCTTGGCGAGGACTACGATGAGAGGTAA
- the RPP0 gene encoding 60S ribosomal protein uL10 (BUSCO:EOG09264G1I;~COG:J;~EggNog:ENOG410PGUR;~InterPro:IPR001790,IPR043141,IPR030670,IPR043164, IPR040637;~PFAM:PF00428,PF17777,PF00466;~go_process: GO:0042254 - ribosome biogenesis [Evidence IEA]) yields MGGKSETKAAYFDKLKSLLDDYKTVFIVGVDNVSSQQMHEIRISLRGEGVVLMGKNTMVRRALKGFINDNPEYERLLPHVKGNVGFIFTNGDLKATKEKILANRVAAPARAGAIAPDDVWIPAGNTGMEPGKTSFFQALGVPTKIARGTIEITTDLKLVEEATKVGPSEATLLNMLNISPFTYGMTIQQVYDNGQTFSAAVLDIEEEQLLEAFSGAIKTIATISLATNYPTIPSVIHSLVNGYKKALAVAVETEYSWPEIEELKDRIANPDAYASSAPAAAAAGGAAPAAAEAAPAEEADESDEDMGFGLFD; encoded by the exons ATGGGGGGCAAGTCCGAGACCAAGGCCGCTTACTTCGATAAGCTCAAGAGCCTTCTTGACGATTACAAGACCGTGTTCATCGTCGGTGTTGACAATGTCAGCTCTCAACAGATGCACGAGATCCGTATCTCCCTCCGTGGTGAGGGTGTTGTCCTGATGGGCAAGAACACCATG GTTCGCCGTGCCCTCAAGGGTTTCATCAACGACAACCCCGAGTACGAGCGTCTCCTGCCGCACGTCAAGG GCAACGTCGGTTTCATCTTCACCAACGGTGACCTCAAGGCtaccaaggagaagatccTTGCCAACCGTGTCGCTGCCCCTGCTCGTGCTGGTGCCATCGCCCCCGATGATGTCTGGATTCCTGCCGGTAACACTGGTATGGAACCCGGTAAGAcctctttcttccaggcTCTCGGTGTTCCCACCAAGATTGCCCGTGGTACCATTGAAATTACCACCGATCTTAAGCTCGTTGAGGAGGCCACCAAGGTCGGTCCTTCCGAGGCCACCCTGCTCAACATGCTCAACATCTCTCCCTTCACCTACGGTATGACCATCCAGCAGGTCTACGACAACGGCCAGACCTTCAGCGCTGCCGTTCTCGACatcgaggaggagcagcttcTCGAGGCCTTCAGCGGTGCCATCAAGACCATCGCCACCATCTCGCTGGCTACCAACTACCCCACCATCCCCTCGGTTATTCACTCTCTCGTCAACGGCTACAAGAAGGCCttggctgttgctgtcgagACTGAGTACAGCTGGCccgagattgaggagctCAAGGACCGTATCGCCAACCCTGACGCTTACGCTTCCTCCGCTcccgccgctgccgctgctgggggtgctgcccctgctgctgccgaggCTGCTCCCGCTGAGGAGGCTGACGAGTCCGACGAGGACATGGGCTTCGGTCTCTTCGACTAA
- the HEM12 gene encoding uroporphyrinogen decarboxylase HEM12 (BUSCO:EOG09262JZK;~COG:H;~EggNog:ENOG410PGWW;~InterPro:IPR000257,IPR006361,IPR038071;~PFAM:PF01208;~go_function: GO:0004853 - uroporphyrinogen decarboxylase activity [Evidence IEA];~go_process: GO:0006779 - porphyrin-containing compound biosynthetic process [Evidence IEA]), with the protein MTQFAPLKNDLLLRAARGEKVQRPPIWIMRQAGRYLPEYHEAKGTRDFFECCRDPEVASTITIQPVDRYEGLIDAAIIFSDILVIPQAMGMTVEMVDKKGPHFPEPLSSPTDGQYEKVIAKEVDVKAELDYVYKAITLTRTKLNGRVPLIGFCGAPWTLLCYMVEGGGSKMFIQSKTWVYRYPKESQVLLQKIAEICVEYLALQVAAGAQLVQVFDSWAGELSPASFKGFSLPYLRHISANLPRRLKEMGLEPVPMTVFAKGAWYALDDLCESGYNVVGLDWLHDPAEAFKIANGRVTIQGNADPGVLYGGREAITQAVETMADGFKKGKQGWIANLGHGVTPFVKPDDLKFYFEEIHRLTAD; encoded by the exons ATGACACAATTCGCGCCATTGAAGAACGATTTATTGTTGAGAGCTGCAAGGG GTGAAAAGGTGCAGCGTCCGCCGATATGGATTATGCGACAGG CTGGCCGCTACCTCCCGGAATACCACGAAGCCAAGGGCACCCGTGACTTCTTCGAGTGCTGTCGTGACCCCGAAGTTGCCTCAACAATCACCATCCAGCCCGTCGACCGATATGAGGGCCTTATCGACGCTGCTATTATATTCTCCGATATCCTGGTCATCCCGCAAGCAATGGGTATGACCGTGGAAATGGTCGATAAGAAGGGACCTCACTTCCCTGAGCCGCTCAGCTCCCCCACCGACGGACAATACGAGAAGGTCATAGCGAAGGAAGTTGACGTCAAGGCGGAATTAGACTACGTATACAAGGCGATCACGCTTACCCGGACGAAACTGAATGGAAGAGTTCCGCTTATTGGGTTCTGCGGGGCACCATGGACGCTGCTTTGCTATATGGTTGAGGGTGGTGGCAGCAAGATGTTTATTCAGAGCAAGACGTGGGTTTATAGATATCCCAAGGAGTCGCAGGTGCTGCTCCAGAAGATTGCCGAAATCTGTGTGGAGTATCTGGCACTTCAGGTGGCTGCGGGCGCCCAGCTGGTCCAGGTATTTGACTCCTGGGCCGGAGAGCTGTCGCCGGCGTCCTTTAAGGGATTCTCTCTGCCGTATTTGAGACATATCTCTGCGAACCTGCCCCGCAGACTAAAGGAGATGGGTCTGGAACCGGTGCCAATGACGGTCTTTGCGAAGGGTGCCTGGTATGCCCTTGACGATCTTTGCGAATCGGGATATAATGTTGTTGGGCTGGACTGGTTGCATGACCCGGCTGAGGCGTTCAAGATCGCCAACGGGAGGGTGACAATTCAGGGCAACGCTGACCCCGGTGTTCTCTATGGAGGCCGCGAGGCTATTACCCAGGCTGTGGAGACGATGGCCGATGGATTTAAGAAGGGAAAGCAAGGATGGATTGCCAACTTGGGCCATG GTGTCACACCCTTTGTGAAACCCGATGATCTCAAATTCTACTTTGAGGAGATTCATCGGCTCACGGCCGACTAA
- the FCY1 gene encoding cytosine deaminase (COG:F;~EggNog:ENOG410PNUF;~InterPro:IPR002125,IPR016193;~PFAM:PF14437,PF00383;~go_function: GO:0003824 - catalytic activity [Evidence IEA]) yields the protein MDTDAGFIAAVEEARNGAAEGGVPIGAALVGKDGTILGRGHNMRVQKGSATLHGEISALENSGRLPASAYEGATMYTTLSPCDMCTGACILYKVKRVVIGENRNFVGGEEYLKSRGVEVVVLDNEECKQMMEKTIKENPELWNEDIGV from the exons ATGGATACAGACGCTGGATTCATCGCAGCTGTTGAGGAGGCCAGAAACGGCGCGGCCGAGGGCGGCGTCCCTATCGGCGCGGCACTCGTAGGCAAAGATGGAACGATTCTTGGCAGGGGACATAATATGCGTGTGCAGAAGGGTAGTGCAACGTTACAT GGCGAGATATCGGCCCTTGAGAATTCTGGCCGTTTACCTGCGTCGGCGTACGAAGGCGCTACAATGTACACGACTTTGTCGCCGTGCGATATGTGCACTGGGGCTTGTATCTTGTACAAGGTTAAGCGGGTGGTGATTGGTGAGAACAGGAATTTTGTTGGTGGAGAGGAGTATCTCAAAAGTCGCGGGGTTGAAGTAGTGGTGTTGGATAATGAGGAGTGTAAAcagatgatggagaagactATTAAGGAGAATCCTGAGCTTTG GAACGAGGATATTGGTGTCTAG